One Solanum pennellii chromosome 9, SPENNV200 DNA segment encodes these proteins:
- the LOC107030849 gene encoding transcription factor bHLH125-like — MDNNYLWEIFTNNKQNISEDHVDHNHHLLQIQIPNFQLNGFSQQDNQDLVEDHVGSSVITSQFQTSCDQPYKSSTVSTNTSIITPQFQTSSDYLCKSSISTKSTSIITPQFHTNCDRLYKSSVNRSSTSIIMPGQLQTSCDRLYKSSTREGLRSHDESNKLKKAVHRNIERHRRQEMANLVTSLRSLIPIEFIKGKRSASDHMHAAVNYIKYLQKNIQELDNTRKYIISLDNQNKSSTIIDTFQQNNNCVTVNKCEDGMEILINVNNSHKEEIFSLSKVLRWLLKQGLNVVSCDNSKKDERTLIKIQCQVSDISSGLTVVGLQKKLTDVINLKNVDSEFKFGKCNF; from the exons ATGGACAATAATTATCTTTGGGAGATCTTCACTAATaacaaacaaaatattagtgaagATCATGTTGATCATAACCACCACCTACTTCAGATTCAGATTCCTAATTTCCAATTAAATGGATTTTCCCAACAAGATAATCAAGATCTCGTAGAGGATCATGTTGGTTCGTCAGTTATTACGTCTCAGTTCCAAACAAGTTGTGATCAGCCGTATAAATCATCAACAGTCAGCACAAATACTTCAATTATTACGCCTCAGTTCCAGACAAGTAGTGATTATTTATGTAAATCTTCAATTAGTACGAAAAGTACTTCAATTATTACGCCTCAGTTCCACACAAATTGTGATCGGCTGTATAAATCTTCAGTAAACAGAAGTAGTACATCAATTATTATGCCTGGTCAACTCCAGACAAGTTGTGATCGACTATATAAATCTTCTACTAGGGAGGGGTTAAGAAGTCATGATGAATCAAATAAGCTCAAGAAAGCTGTGCATAGAAATATTGAAAGGCATAGAAGGCAAGAAATGGCAAATCTTGTTACTTCTCTCAGATCTCTAATTCCCATTGAGTTCATCAAG gGTAAACGTTCAGCATCAGATCATATGCATGCAGCCGTGAATTATATTAAGTATCTTCAGAAGAATATACAAGAGTTGGataatacaagaaaatatattatttcattggataatcaaaataaaagttCAACAATTATTGATACttttcaacaaaataataattgtgtCACAGTGAATAAATGTGAAGATGGTATGGAGATTTTGATTAATGTCAATAATAGCCATAAAGaggaaatattttctttatccAAGGTGTTGAGATGGCTACTTAAACAAGGGCTAAATGTGGTTAGTTGTGATAATTCCAAAAAAGATGAAAGGACTTTGATCAAGATCCAATGTCAg GTGAGTGATATATCATCAGGTCTCACTGTAGTTGGGTTGCAAAAGAAGCTGACTGATgtgattaatttaaaaaatgtggattcagaatttaaatttgGTAAgtgcaatttttaa